CGGTATGAGTATTTCGTTCGAGACTCCTTTGCAGGATCTCGAAAAAATGCCCATTAAAGATTTTAGCGAAATGCTCGTATGTTGCAATGTAGCGTTCGAACGGTTTGCTCAGATTCACAACAAAAAAATTACTCCGGAAGGTGGTCTTGTCTCACGAGAAATCGATTGTTTATCTTGGCTTGCTCGTGGTCTGCGCACAGCTGACATCAGCAAAAAACTAAACATCAGCGATGCCACAGTTAGCTTTCATCTGAACAAGGCTAAAAAAAAACTTGGGGCAACCACTAGAGAACAAGCAGTAGCTCGAGCAATTGTTCTGCAAATCATTACCCCAAACTAACGCTTCGTTACATACTAGCTCCCCCCACCTCTCCAGCACCTTTGGGCACATCAAAAATATTATCCAGATATTCAGTAGCCTGAGAGCGTGGGTCTGAATGATAAATGCTAATGATAAAATTAGGCATAGACTTTCAGGAAATATCGGAATCAAACCCGCTCTCCCGCCTACCTAGGGCTACCATTGAAAAAAAGTGCACACACGACATGCCACCTTTAGGAGGCGTGCATAGCCACCAAAAGGACGAAAATTTAGCGTGTATAAAAATTATTTTTTTGCAACATATCCTGAAAGATCCTTAACTGTATCGCATTGTGAATTCAAATAATTTGAAGACACTACCTAAATAAAAAAGATAGACTTTGACCTTCTAGACCGCTGATCGAGATTTAGATTTTTTCTGCGGCATGCCTGAAAACATAGGTATACAGACTTTCTATCTGAATACCTTTTTCTTTTTTCAACCATACTTCCATTTAATACAATATATTTGTGTTCAGTATTACCTCAGACTTGATCTCACCCCCGTAGTCCATGTTACAGTTTCAGTGACTTCAACTGTAACATCATGGCTCGTGTCTATTGAGACGGAGTAATGCGTGAGGTAAATATGTTAACAGCGGCCTTGCTCGCAATGGGTTTTCTGCTTTCCCCCAGAGCTTTTATGATCACAGGAAGCGGTATCGGCCTGGCTGGGAACTGGTATTTTGTAGTCGCCGCAGTTCTTCTAGCAACTCAAATAGTCACTATCTCCCCACGAACTTCAAACCGTGAAGGCACCTACACCAATGCACTAGAATCATTTGGCTATGGTGTCCGCTTTTTTTCACTAGTGTTCTTTTCATGCTCGATATTGGGGATTGCCGGCTATGCTTTCAACGAAGTATTCCTATACTGGTTTCCCAACTTCCTTTTCAGTTTCATCATACTAACATGCTCATTTCTCACCTGCCTGGCACCTTCCTGCTACGCTAGAAAGATACAACTCATCGTAATCATAACGATACTTGTCGGTATCATTTTTCTCTCTGTTGCCTCACTATGGGCTCCATCTCCAAAGGAAGCGAATTCACCTGACTTCTTTTTGCCGTATGGACTATCTCCTTTCTCCGAAGGACTCTTTTTCATGGCCCCCCTTCTGATTGGTTATGAACTCTATGCTTCATCTTCCACCAAGAACAAAGTTTCCGGTTCTTCATACGCTCTGGCTCTGGGCATGGCAGCACTGTTCCTGTCCATTTTTGCCTACGCCGCATTGAGCGTATCCGGTACGGAAAAATTGGCTGATTCGACTGTCCCTTATATGATCGGCGCCAGAAAGATACTGGGTCAAACCGGACGGTATATAATGGGAGGCATCATCATTTTGGGCAGTTATGTTGCTTTCAATACAATTCTCTTATTTCTCAAAACCCCATTCATCACGCTTATGGATTCCCACTTTTTAACTCGACTTCCTAGTCGCAATCTGGGCAAGCAAGTTGTTGCGACAACCATTCCAACTCTGACGGTTTCCATTCTGCTCCTCCGTGGTTATGCCGGCGAACCAATTACCGAGTCATATATCGCTGGAGGCTTCGCCCTTTGGTTTGTGTTCTATGGATTGTCCACAGCAGTTTCCGTAACAGACACGGATTCACTTCTTTCCAAGTTGTTAAAAATATGTGGTATTTTTTCATGCTCATACCTCGCGTATGCAGTATTACAGATGCCTGAAGCCCCTCTCAAAGGACTCATCACGGCAGGTGTCGTCTCAATTTTCATCACTGCAGTGGGCATAATAGGCAGGAAAAAGTTGTTGCCCTAAAAATATATGGTACAATGCAAAACAAATATTCATAGAGAGGTTACCATGAAACCAATTAGACTAGCCGCCTTGGTCATAATAATCTTGGCATTTGTAGCTACAGCATTTGCCGACGACGTTCGGTCTATAGACAAAGAAGCTCTGAAAGCAGATATGGGTTCCTACACCATTGTCGATGTCCGCACCGGCTCGGACTGGAAAGGAAGTGAATTCAAAATACTGGGAGCTGTTCGTCTCAAAGGAGATATTGTTGATTTCGCCAAAAGCAAAGGCTGGGCAAAAGATGCGAAAATTGTTCTTTACTGTGCCTGACCGAATGAAGCTACAAGCGTCCGGGAGGCGCAAAAATTGATCGA
This Halodesulfovibrio sp. MK-HDV DNA region includes the following protein-coding sequences:
- a CDS encoding rhodanese-related (seleno)protein, with product MKPIRLAALVIIILAFVATAFADDVRSIDKEALKADMGSYTIVDVRTGSDWKGSEFKILGAVRLKGDIVDFAKSKGWAKDAKIVLYCAUPNEATSVREAQKLIDAGYTNVFALDGGWKDWYRNKYPVEEK